A genomic window from Nicotiana sylvestris chromosome 11, ASM39365v2, whole genome shotgun sequence includes:
- the LOC138881331 gene encoding uncharacterized protein: MIQPNGQRVIGAIRLEITIEDMQSSAWLHVIDVKTSYNVLLGRPWIHENKVVPSTYHQCLKYYEGEVKKKIVTNDEPFTEAESHFVDAKFYLKNRIVKEIKADDGMKSKNDEPTTKRVEVTIGKAKVVTEEVHANVNKYHKGDIASYGKKLFAKVGYNPNEPSKLGKLPSKAAMRQPREGLEYKQLSLVRISIRRASNNYITVEDESTTSNKPSIFDRLGKSPARTSVFERLGPLKKGNKSQRNFQSIRTPASPKIQKIPKDFQSLVPSRMRRQTKLVVSCKEVLKVKPYTMVHTKKCDEDEESVGSSYHVTVQGENGVPSSMEDNVELEDISPCYNQIRMVPKDEELTAFCTPKGIYCYKVMLFSLKNAGATYQRAMQNIFDDLLHKNVECYVNNLVAVKGQALANFLADHPILDDWELTDELPDEDAMAIEVQPP, translated from the exons TTCAACCAAATGGGCAAAGAGTCATAGGCGCGATCAGGCTGGAAATcaccattgaagatatgcaatcaagtgcatggttgCATGTAATCGACGTgaagacttcatacaatgtcttgcttggaaggccttggatacatgagaataaagtggttccatctacctaccatcaatgtttaaaatactatGAGGGTGAAGTCAAGAAGAAGATAGTTACtaatgatgagccattcaccgaggcaGAGTCACACTTCgtcgatgcaaagttctacttaaAGAACCGCATTGTAAAGGAGATAAAAGCTGATGATGGcatgaaaagcaagaatgacgaGCCCACAACTAAAAGAGTTGAGGTGACTATTGGTAAAGCCAAAGTTGTTACTGAGGAGGTACACGCCAACGTGAATAAATATCATAAAGGGGATATTGCATCTTATGGAAAAAAA ctatttgcaaaagttggatacaatcccaatgagccgtcaaagttagggaagctcccatcaaAAGCTGCAATGaggcaaccacgtgaaggtttAGAATACAAGCAACTGTCGCTAGTGCGCATCTCCATAAGAAGGGCGAGCAATaattatatcactgtagaagaTGAATCGACCACTTCTAACAAGCCTTCTatctttgatcgacttggaaaatcacCTGCGAGGACCTCAGTGTTTGaaagattgggtccattaaagaaggggaacaagtCCCAGAGAAATTTTCAAAGCATAAGAACACCCGCTTCGCCCAAAATCCAGAAGAtccctaaggatttccaaagtttggttccttctagaatgaggcgacaaacaaaacttgtggtttcatgtaaagaagtactgaaggtaaagccatatactaTGGTCCACACTAAGAAAtgtgatgaagatgaagaaagtgtgggttcttcgtatcatgttactgTACAAGGCGAGAATGGTGTTCCATCTTCAATGGAGGATAATGTAGAATTGGAAGATATTTCaccgt gctataaccaaattcgcatggTGCCAAaggatgaagagcttactgcattctgtacccccaagggtatttattgctacaaggtaatgctttttagcttgaagaatgctggtgctacttaccaaagagcTATGCAGAATATCTTTGATGaccttctccacaagaatgttgAATGTTATGTTAACAACTTAGTg gctgtaaaaggacaagcGTTAGCAaacttcttggcagatcaccctatacttgatgattgggagctaactgacgaattacctgatgaggacgcaatggccattgaagttcaacctccatga